TAGAGAATAATCTCATAATAAAACGTGGCGTTCTGGGGAAATAACTTTTCATTTATAAACTATTATTCTTCATCAGGAATGAGGTGATTAAAGAGCTTTACAATGTCTATAAATTCGTTTTGTAAAGCATCTAAATATTCTTTGTCAACCTCTCCGGCTTCAGCCTGACTAATAATGTTTCTGTACATGTACAAGGTTGTGTCTATGTCGTCAAAAATAAGTTCTGTATCTTCTTTAGAGAAAGTACTTAGCCAAAGTAGTTTTTCTTTAAATAAATCAATTAAAACTCTAGATGTTTCTCTTGCTTTTTTAGAGTCTTTTAAGTGATAGTAAGCTTCTGGATACCCTAAAGATAAGCTATAGTGATCAAAGTCTTTAATTGGCATTTTATCTAGAGATAAATCTAAAATTTCTAATGCTTTTACAGTATCACCTTTTTTACCAAAAGCTTCAGATAAACGCAGTAAGCTATTACGTAAAGAAATAGAATTTCTTTTAGTTTGTTCGTCTAAATAGATTTTACCGTCATTAATATTTCTCCAATTCCATTTCTGAATGTTTGTATACATTTTCTCTGGGTCGATTCTTCCCATGTCAAACAAACTCTTTTTAGCCATTGGTGTTTTAATAGGTACTAATTTATAAGCCAAACCATCTAATTGTAAGTAATCTTTTAACCAAAGATATTCTTCGGCAGCATTTGCGCCGCCTGTAAAGTAAATAGGTCTTTCCCAATTATTATTGGCAAGAATATCTAACATTAAAATTCTATTTTTAAATAAGGCTCTATCATCAATAGTAATATCAATATAAGGCACAATTTTATCTGCATCCTTTTGAGCTACTATTCCGTTTTTTAAGACCATTTGTTTGTTAACAGGAATTCTAATTTTATTAGTTGGATAAAACTTTTCTTTCTGACCGTTTTCTGTTTCAACATACGTAGCATCACTATCAGAAGCAATCCATCGCATAAAGTTTTTAATGGTCATTACGGAATCTTTAAAACGAGGATGATCCATTGAATAAGCAACGTCTAAAGTTCCGTATTTATATTGATCGTGTTTTAATTGCGATGGAATAGGAGCTGCTTTATAAGTAGCTCGTTTCATTTGATCTATATACCAATCGGTTGCAAAAAGAGAGGTGTTTACCAGTTTAACATCTGTTCTAATGCCTTCTACTTCTTGCATATACCATAGTGGGAAAGTATCATTATCTCCAATGGTAAACATTATTGCGTTTTCATCACAACTTTCTAAATAAGCTTGTGCATTTAAATGTGTTGTGTATCTATTAGATCTGTCATGATCGTCCCAGTTTTGAGAAGCCATTAAGGTTGGTACTGCTAAAAGAGAAACTAAAGAAACTGCAATGGCAACCATTTTTTTATTCGCAAAATTCTTTAAATATTCATATAAAGCAAGTACGCCAAAACCAATCCAGATGGCAAAAATGTAAAAACTTCCTACAACTGCATAATCTCTTTCTCTTGGTTCAAAAGGCCTTGGATTTGTGTAAAAAATAATAGCAAAACCCGTAAAAGCAAAGAATAAGAAAAGTGTAAAGAAATTCTTTTTATCCCATTTAATTTGGTAAAGCAATCCTATAATTCCTAAAATTAAAGGTAAAAAGTAATATTTGTTTCTTCCTTTATTGTTTAGTACTTGTGATGGAAGGTCTTTTTGAGAACCTAATCGAACTTCATCAATGGCATTAATTCCGCTAAGCCAATTTCCGTTAAAGACATCTAAGTTTCCTTGAATATCATTTTGTCTTCCTACAAAGTTCCACATAAAATAGCGTCCGTACATGTAGCCAAATTGGTAGCTCATCATAAACTTAATGTTTTCTGCAAATGTGGGTCTACGTTTACTTTTTTGCGGAATTCCGGCAATAGATTTGTACATTTTTTCTGATGCAGAATTTACCATTCTAGGTATAAAACCTTTGTGTTTATCAGACCAATTTGGTACTACGCCTTTGTAGTTGTTTACAATTTCGTATTTACCGTTTCTTTTCTCATACTTAGGTTTATCGTCTTTGTAAGGCTTGTTTGCATCTTGTGTTCTTTCGTATGCATTAGAGTAATAGGTATCATAAAAAACATTGGCATCACCATATTGTTCACGATCATAATAGGCTAATAATTCACGAGCACTAGAAGGATTGTTCTCGTTAATAGTAGTATTTGCATTTGCTCTAATTGGTAGCATCATCCAAGAAGAAAAACCAATCATAATAAACAATACAGAAAGTATTAAAGTATTTGCGTGTATTTTGTTTTTTTTGCGTGTAAAATTTAATCCGAAATAGAACAATGCTACTAAAATTAAGGCAGCTATAATACTTCCAGAGTTATAAGGCATTCCTATAGAATTGATAAAAAACAACTCAGAAGCACTAAAGAATTTTAAGGTAAACGGGAATAAGAATTTAAAAACAAACATTAACGCAATTACAGAAATTATGGTTGCAATTGCAGTTGTTTTTAAATTGATTTCTTTATATGTTCTAAAGAAATATAGCATTACAATGGCAGGTATTACCAATAATGATAGAATGTGTACTCCAAATGATAAACCAACAACAAAACTAATTAGAATTAACCATTTGTTACCTCTAGCAGTATGTATTTCGCTTTCCCATTTTAAACCTAACCAGAATAATAAAGCCATTAAAAATGATGACATTGCATATACTTCACCCTCTACGGCACTAAACCAAAAACTATCTGAAAACGTATATGCTAAAGAGCCTACAATAGAACTTCCTAAAATGGCAATGTATTTTCCTTCGGAAATTTCACCTGTTTTTAAAGCCAGTTTTTTTGCTAGGTTGGTAATTGTCCAAAACATAAACAAAATCGTAAATGCACTCGCCAAGGCAGACATAAAGTTTACCATTTTAGCAATTTGATCTAAACTAGACGTAAACATTGCAAAAAATGCGCCCAACATTTGAAACAAAGGTGCTCCTGGTGGGTGACCAACTTCTAATTTTACTGAGGTAGAAATGTATTCTCCACAATCCCAGGCACTCACAGTTGGCTCTAAGGTTAGGGTATATGTAATTAAAGCAATTACAAATGTAGCCCATCCTAAGATGATGTTCCATTTTTTAAAATTTGCTGATGTCATAGTCTTTTAATAAGTTGTGGCGAATTTACTAATAAATATGAATAAAAATAGTTGAGAAGCGCTTTTATAAGTGATAATTTCATCTTAAATGTTTGTTAAATGTAAAAAAAATAAAAAAATGTTTGCAAGTTCTAAATAAAGGTTTAAATTTGCACCCGCATTAGAGTATTGGCCTATGGTGTAATTGGTAACACACCGGTTTTTGGTACCGACATTCAAGGTTCGAGTCCTTGTAGGCCAACAAAAAAATCCTAACAATTTAAATTGTTAGGATTTTTTACATTTAGAAAGGTTTTTTCTAAGTGATATTAATATTTATAAGTTTGCTGTTTTGTTATTTGATTAGTTCGCTAGGTTTTATGCCAAATCTTTTTGTAAAAGCTTTATTAAAATAATCTGTACTATTTAAGCCAATAGCAAACGTAACTTCTTTTATTGTTTGGTATTCATTTTTTAAAATTAATTCATAGGCTTTTAATAAACGTATTTCTAAGATAATTTTTACAGTAGATAAGCCTGTTTTTGCTTGTAAAATTCTTCCCAATTGTTTTGTGCTATAATTGCAGGCTATGGCTAAGTCATTTACAGAAAACTCTGAGTTGTTTAAGTTTTCTAAAATAATAGATCTTACTTTATTAACAAATTCAGAATTATAACTAGTCATTTCTATGTCATCATAGTTAATGTTTTGCAATTTGTCTCTGTATATTTTATTTTCTAGGAGATTATAAATTCTAGATTGAATTTCTTTTGCTTTAAATGGTTTTACTATAAAGTCATCAATACCAAGAGTAAGTTTTAAAGCTTCTGTTTCTTCTGGTGGTGATGCAGACATCAATATAAAAGGAATTTCTTTATAATTGTCTAATTTGTTTAATTCTTCTTTAAATTTAAATCCTTGCATAATAGGCATGTATAAATCAGATAAAACTAAATTAAATTGATATGCCTTAGCTAACGTTAATCCATCCTTACCATTGTAACAGGTAAAACAATTAAACTCTGTAGAAAGTAATTCTTTTAAGTAAATTAAAATATCTGTATTGTCGTCTACTATTAGAATTTTAGGTAAATTTCTTTTTTTCGAATTTTTTTCTTTTTCAGAGTCTTCTTTTTCGTTAATTAAAATATAGTCAGAGGTGTTTTCTGTAACCTGTAGGTCATTATTTTTATCAAGCGGTAATGTTACTGTAAATGTAGTGCCTTTATTTTTTTTACTTTTTACGTCTATTTTTCCGTTTAAATTTTTTATTAATTCAGAAACTAAAGAAAGACCAATACCAAAGCCACCAGAATTTATGTGTTCTTTAGATTGAAAGAATCTTGAAAAAATATGAGGAATTTCTTCTTCAGAGATTCCTATACCAGTATCTTTTATGGTAATTAATAATTCGTTTTTATTCACTAAAGTTTCTACATAAATAGTTTCGCCCGTATGTGTGTATTTTACAGCATTGGTAATTAGGTTATGTATAATTTTGGTAAGACTATTGTAATCGTAGGTTAAATTCTTATTGGTGGCTTTTATATTTGTTTTGTAATATAAATTTATACGTTTTAAAGTTACGTTGCCTTCAAAAGAATAAACTATTTTTTTTAGAAAAGCACCTAAGTTTTTAGATTCTGTACTCGATATTATTTTTTTGTTTTCTAATTTTAATAAGGTTAAAAAATCATTAAGAGAAGCGGTTAATTGTTCGCTACTTTTAAGTGTTTTGTTTGTATAATCGAGTATTTTAGCGCTATCAAAAATATTTTGTCTAATCAAGCTTAAGTAACCAATAATAATAGTAATTGGTGTTCTTATTTCGTGTGATAGATTTTGTATGTATAAGTTTTTAAGGGCAACTATTTCTTTATTTTTTTCTAACTCTAAATTTAATATATACCTCTTTTTATTTCTGATATGAGAGATTCTGTAGAAAGTAAATAGCAAGATGTAAATTATTGCAATAAAAACATAAATTAAGTATTCTTTTGTTCTTTTGTTGATAATTTCTTGGCTCTTATTTTGTGCATTTAGCTTTACAACTTCGTTATTTAGTTTTAGTTTGTAAATAGTTAAATCGTTTGTAATTTTAGATTTTAATGAATTAATAGAATCTAATATGTGATGATGTTTTTCTTTGTATTGTAACGCTAATTTATAGTTGCCTGTAGCTTTGTAAAAGTTAGAATATGATTTGTTTATAGAGATATCTGTGTTCTCATTAATGGTGCTATCTTTTTTTAGGAGATCTACATAATAAGCAGCTTTTTCTAAGTCTTTTTTTTCTAAGTAAATAGTTAAGTAATGGCCGTTTTTAAATTGTTCAAATTCCTTAAAATTATTATATTTTTCATCATATGCTTCTTTTAAGCAAGTTAGAGCTTCGTCGTAATTGCCGCAATCAAGATGTACAAACATACTTTCTTCGTAATAATCTGCTAACGTATTTATATCATTAACTCCATTTAAATTAATCGATTTTATAATAGAAAGCGCTTTTTTACAATCACCTCCTGCAGATATCCAAGACGCTTTCATTGTTTTAAATGAAATTTCTACAAGTCTATAATCTTCAGGGGTAAGCTCTTTTTTGTAACTATTAAAGCGAGTTTCAAAAATAGCAATGGTTTCTTCTACGTAACTCGGTAAATCATAGGAAATATAGATTGCAGCTAGCATTAATATAGTTTCTAATTCATCTATTTTAGCATTTGCTTTATCAAAGTAATCAATACTTTTATTAAAGTTTTTTACTGCATTAGCGATATCATTTTTTTGATTATTTAGAAAACCTACATATTTCATAGTTCGTCCTAACGAGTAGTAATCACTATTGTTTTTTTCTAATAAAGAATGATAATATTTAATAGAATCTATTTTACCTTCGTTAAAAAAAACATTTTCTATTAAACTAAGTACGGTGTTGGTGTATATTTTTTTTATAGCTTTGCCTGTCTTTGTTGCTCTTTCTTCTTTTGTAAACGAGTTTTTTATGTGGTTTAGTTGATGTAGAAGCTTGTAAATTCTATTTTTTGTAGTGTCAATAGGTACAATTGCAGTTTCTAGCTGAAGTTTAGTTAGTTTTTTATTTATAGTTACAGTGTCAATATTTGTTTGCGCTTTTGTAAGTATAGATAAGCATAAAAGTAAGTAAAAAAATATCGATTTCATTAGAGGTTTTTAATCATTGTAAAATTAAACTTTAATATATTGTAACAGCCTAAATTAATAGTCTATATTTTACTAATGTCTAAAAAAAATAGATAAAAGTCTAAAAATAATGTAAAATAATTTTTTAATGTCTCTTTTAAAGTACAATTCGTCTTTTTAAAAGGGGTGTTAAGTATTTATAAAACATATTTTTGCAATAAGTCCCCTAACATTATATTTTGTATAATAATGTAAATTAATTTTAAACATTTATAAAAATAAAAGATGTTGGGACAGTTCTTATTGAGTTTAACAAACAGGGCATCTATGCCTGTTTTTGTGTGGAGTTTTCTATTTTTCACACCTCTTACATCTGCAAACGAAATTGAAAAAGCAGAAAACAATTACAAATTAGTTAACTACGTTACTATTAACAATGAAGCCGTTAAATATACTGGTTTTTTACAGGAATTTAATAATTTCTGGAAAAATTTATCCGAAGGTGTAGCAACGAGTAGTTTAATTATTTCTTCAAAAGAAATTACAAAAACCACATTAACTGTAAAAGAATTAGCTACAACTACAATGGCAGCTTGTGGAGGTACCTTGCCAGAAGATGATTTTGACTATGATACTATTTTAAATATAGATGAATTTATGGGATTCTTATATTCTGTGCCTGTTGTTACAGAAGGTTTTGAAGTAGCTGGTTTTGTTACCGATGCTGGTGTTGATGACGTTGCTTGTGCATTTTTGCCTTATAATGTGCCAAAAGGTGGGGGTGTTAATCTTATAGACCCTTCAACAATAACAGGCTGGCAACCAACAACGGGTGTTGTAGAATCTACTAAAGGTTTACATCCGGTACCATCAGGTAAGGCAGCTGTTTTTAATGCGTTTGCAGCAGATGCAAGTGATGCTGTAAATGTCTGTAGAGGTCTTGATATAGATCATAGTGGAAATGGTAGGTTTGGAGAAATTGTTTCTATTGGTAATGTATCTATTGTAGAGGGTGTAACCTATTCTGTAGCAGTGTACGCAGCAGAAATTTCAAATACAGATCCTCATGTAAGTTCTTATCCGTTTGAATTTTATAATGCTGGTACAAGTACACCTGCAGGAATCCCTAATTTTAGTTTAAATAATGTGACGTAAATAATAAATAGGGGTCTAAAAGGTGTTTGATATTAATTGGTGTAAGGGAAATTACACGGAAAATAAGTCATTTTAAAACAACAGGGGTACAGGTTAATTGTAATTCTGTGTTCACGTTAAAAGAAGATATAAAGTGGTAGATTAAAATAGTTTTTTTAAGGAGCAGTAATTAAAAATTGAATATGCTTAATAAAAAAAAAGTCTCTTGGAAGCACTTTAATTCATTAAATAAGTTAACAAATTAGTAAAAAGGTATTGGTATTTAATATATTTCATTATGAAAAAAACATTTCAATTTTTATTTTTAAAAAGCAGTCTATTTATCATAGTATGTTTCGCTTTTGTATTTAGTAATGTTAATGCGCAAAGTGGCACGCCAATGACCTTTGGTTCACGAACTGTGTTTAATGTTGGAGGGGCTAGTTCTGATATTGGAGATGTGGCATATTACCAAAATGTAGGAACTTATAATACGGTTAGTTTTGATATGCGTATCACTGCTCTTGGAGCAACTTTAAATGGAAACCCTAACGTTGATATTCCGATAGATTTTGAGAATGGGACAAGTCAAATATTACTTAATAATAGTAATCCTGGGGTAGGTAGTGCAAATGGTACTTATAGCAGTAGTTATGAAGATACTGTTGTAGATTTTAAAATTGAATTTCTAGTATCGGGAACGCCGTCGGCAACAGGTGGTACGCCTATTAAGGTGCTCGTTAATTGGGGATTTAAAGATATAGATAATACTACTACTAATCCTGGGAACGGTGCTGGTACTGAAAAAGTAGAGTACCGCCAAAGTGATGTTGTGAGTTATGAACTATCCAATAATCCGCTCGCAGATCTAGTTGTTGCTACAAACCAAGGTACTTCTATAGATGGTGTTACGGCAGGTAATTTTATAGCAATTTCAGGAACCAACAACCATTCGCCAGCTGATCAAGAAGCTTGG
The nucleotide sequence above comes from Polaribacter butkevichii. Encoded proteins:
- a CDS encoding ATP-binding protein produces the protein MKSIFFYLLLCLSILTKAQTNIDTVTINKKLTKLQLETAIVPIDTTKNRIYKLLHQLNHIKNSFTKEERATKTGKAIKKIYTNTVLSLIENVFFNEGKIDSIKYYHSLLEKNNSDYYSLGRTMKYVGFLNNQKNDIANAVKNFNKSIDYFDKANAKIDELETILMLAAIYISYDLPSYVEETIAIFETRFNSYKKELTPEDYRLVEISFKTMKASWISAGGDCKKALSIIKSINLNGVNDINTLADYYEESMFVHLDCGNYDEALTCLKEAYDEKYNNFKEFEQFKNGHYLTIYLEKKDLEKAAYYVDLLKKDSTINENTDISINKSYSNFYKATGNYKLALQYKEKHHHILDSINSLKSKITNDLTIYKLKLNNEVVKLNAQNKSQEIINKRTKEYLIYVFIAIIYILLFTFYRISHIRNKKRYILNLELEKNKEIVALKNLYIQNLSHEIRTPITIIIGYLSLIRQNIFDSAKILDYTNKTLKSSEQLTASLNDFLTLLKLENKKIISSTESKNLGAFLKKIVYSFEGNVTLKRINLYYKTNIKATNKNLTYDYNSLTKIIHNLITNAVKYTHTGETIYVETLVNKNELLITIKDTGIGISEEEIPHIFSRFFQSKEHINSGGFGIGLSLVSELIKNLNGKIDVKSKKNKGTTFTVTLPLDKNNDLQVTENTSDYILINEKEDSEKEKNSKKRNLPKILIVDDNTDILIYLKELLSTEFNCFTCYNGKDGLTLAKAYQFNLVLSDLYMPIMQGFKFKEELNKLDNYKEIPFILMSASPPEETEALKLTLGIDDFIVKPFKAKEIQSRIYNLLENKIYRDKLQNINYDDIEMTSYNSEFVNKVRSIILENLNNSEFSVNDLAIACNYSTKQLGRILQAKTGLSTVKIILEIRLLKAYELILKNEYQTIKEVTFAIGLNSTDYFNKAFTKRFGIKPSELIK
- a CDS encoding DUF2723 domain-containing protein, with amino-acid sequence MTSANFKKWNIILGWATFVIALITYTLTLEPTVSAWDCGEYISTSVKLEVGHPPGAPLFQMLGAFFAMFTSSLDQIAKMVNFMSALASAFTILFMFWTITNLAKKLALKTGEISEGKYIAILGSSIVGSLAYTFSDSFWFSAVEGEVYAMSSFLMALLFWLGLKWESEIHTARGNKWLILISFVVGLSFGVHILSLLVIPAIVMLYFFRTYKEINLKTTAIATIISVIALMFVFKFLFPFTLKFFSASELFFINSIGMPYNSGSIIAALILVALFYFGLNFTRKKNKIHANTLILSVLFIMIGFSSWMMLPIRANANTTINENNPSSARELLAYYDREQYGDANVFYDTYYSNAYERTQDANKPYKDDKPKYEKRNGKYEIVNNYKGVVPNWSDKHKGFIPRMVNSASEKMYKSIAGIPQKSKRRPTFAENIKFMMSYQFGYMYGRYFMWNFVGRQNDIQGNLDVFNGNWLSGINAIDEVRLGSQKDLPSQVLNNKGRNKYYFLPLILGIIGLLYQIKWDKKNFFTLFLFFAFTGFAIIFYTNPRPFEPRERDYAVVGSFYIFAIWIGFGVLALYEYLKNFANKKMVAIAVSLVSLLAVPTLMASQNWDDHDRSNRYTTHLNAQAYLESCDENAIMFTIGDNDTFPLWYMQEVEGIRTDVKLVNTSLFATDWYIDQMKRATYKAAPIPSQLKHDQYKYGTLDVAYSMDHPRFKDSVMTIKNFMRWIASDSDATYVETENGQKEKFYPTNKIRIPVNKQMVLKNGIVAQKDADKIVPYIDITIDDRALFKNRILMLDILANNNWERPIYFTGGANAAEEYLWLKDYLQLDGLAYKLVPIKTPMAKKSLFDMGRIDPEKMYTNIQKWNWRNINDGKIYLDEQTKRNSISLRNSLLRLSEAFGKKGDTVKALEILDLSLDKMPIKDFDHYSLSLGYPEAYYHLKDSKKARETSRVLIDLFKEKLLWLSTFSKEDTELIFDDIDTTLYMYRNIISQAEAGEVDKEYLDALQNEFIDIVKLFNHLIPDEE